A genomic region of Candidatus Dependentiae bacterium contains the following coding sequences:
- the ftsW gene encoding putative lipid II flippase FtsW: MLAKENQLRVSFRIFFSISLVLILIGIIFVYSSSSIYALEKFGSAGYFLKKHLFYLTIAFCSFIFFANVRVSLLQKLIPYIFLLSLALTALTFVPHFSLKVHGSSRWLNLFGFSFQPSEILKFFLFIYLGFFLEKKENFIKSFSYSYLPFLAILGSCFILLIKQPDFGSVATIFLAAFAVFFIAGIKESHLFFTFLSALPLAVVAIFFVAYRFQRILIFLNPWIDPRGKGYQIIQSLIAIGSGGFLGQGISCSKQKFFYLPMLHTDFIFAIIAEEIGFVGSFFIVVLYLLFCYFGLRIATFLKSPFAMYTTMGFTILISLQALINLMVVCGLVPTKGLGLPFISYGGTALICHISMLGLIANFVKEQRTN; encoded by the coding sequence ATGCTTGCAAAGGAGAATCAGTTAAGAGTTAGTTTTCGTATTTTCTTTTCCATATCATTAGTTCTTATTTTAATTGGGATCATTTTTGTTTATTCTTCAAGTTCGATATATGCGCTCGAAAAGTTTGGGAGCGCTGGATATTTTCTAAAAAAACATCTTTTTTATTTAACGATAGCCTTTTGTAGTTTTATATTTTTTGCAAATGTGCGAGTTTCTCTACTTCAAAAATTAATTCCATATATTTTTTTATTGTCTTTAGCGTTAACTGCACTAACTTTTGTGCCTCATTTTAGCTTGAAGGTACATGGATCTAGTAGATGGTTAAACTTATTTGGATTTAGTTTCCAGCCGAGTGAAATTTTGAAATTCTTTCTTTTTATTTACTTAGGATTTTTTTTAGAGAAAAAAGAAAATTTTATTAAATCATTTTCTTATAGTTATTTGCCTTTTCTTGCGATACTTGGAAGTTGTTTTATTTTACTTATCAAGCAACCCGATTTTGGATCGGTTGCAACAATATTTTTGGCAGCGTTTGCTGTATTTTTTATTGCAGGAATTAAAGAGTCACACCTGTTTTTTACATTTTTATCCGCTTTGCCACTTGCAGTTGTAGCGATATTTTTTGTAGCGTATCGCTTTCAACGAATTTTGATTTTTTTAAATCCTTGGATAGACCCGCGCGGAAAGGGTTATCAAATCATTCAATCATTAATAGCGATAGGTAGTGGTGGATTTTTGGGACAGGGAATATCTTGCTCGAAGCAAAAGTTTTTTTATCTTCCAATGCTTCATACCGATTTTATCTTTGCAATTATTGCAGAAGAAATCGGTTTTGTAGGTTCATTTTTCATAGTTGTTTTATATCTTCTTTTCTGCTATTTTGGCTTGAGAATTGCAACTTTTTTGAAATCCCCATTTGCAATGTATACAACAATGGGATTTACGATTCTTATAAGTTTGCAGGCTCTCATAAATTTAATGGTTGTTTGTGGATTAGTTCCAACTAAAGGGTTAGGTTTACCTTTTATTAGTTATGGTGGCACAGCATTAATTTGTCATATTTCTATGCTCGGGCTGATCGCAAATTTTGTGAAAGAACAAAGAACAAATTAA
- the murD gene encoding UDP-N-acetylmuramoyl-L-alanine--D-glutamate ligase, protein MQKIGILGFGVVGKSTLNFLKKIQSPLEQFDPKNIKISVFDQKDLTSSEIAEIESFGAEYFTSKDVSLFLQSNGYIIASPGVDLSAYNKFANKFICELDLFAQVFNKKTVAITGTLGKTTVTNMIYKITSSFTDFAVNLGGNIGSGMLNLALKNNDVDLAILELSSFQLEPNTKFAPDLALFTNFYPNHLDRHLTTKNYFDAKWKIFEHQSSDQVSIIPLSLFNLYEDLPSKLATLKSQICFISSNPISDEDKERIKKFGKMVFFAEKENLYFGSFKAENFVSFKIADLNNLPSSGFLENWVLILTTFYLLAGNCNFLNDEKWTEKLISTKFNPSVDAYRLEHFANFKGIDFYDDSKSTVIQATKAALDKLINNKRPVILILGGLDKGVDRSPFFKDLQNIPQENLKSIFCLGKDPQKFGGYKTFPTLQDLVDEIMKIAKSGDQVLFSPGGTSFDFFKNYKHRGDLFKEVVREYACKGESVKS, encoded by the coding sequence ATGCAAAAGATTGGAATTTTAGGATTTGGAGTTGTTGGAAAATCAACTCTAAATTTTTTAAAAAAAATACAAAGCCCATTAGAGCAGTTTGATCCAAAAAATATAAAAATATCTGTATTTGATCAAAAGGATTTAACTTCAAGCGAGATCGCTGAGATCGAATCTTTTGGCGCAGAATATTTTACTTCAAAAGATGTTTCTCTCTTCTTACAATCAAATGGTTATATCATCGCAAGTCCTGGAGTTGATTTAAGCGCATACAATAAATTTGCTAATAAATTTATTTGTGAACTTGATCTCTTTGCACAAGTGTTTAACAAAAAAACTGTTGCCATCACAGGAACTCTTGGTAAAACTACTGTAACAAATATGATTTATAAAATTACAAGTAGTTTTACAGATTTTGCTGTTAATTTGGGTGGAAATATTGGAAGCGGCATGCTTAATTTGGCTTTGAAAAATAATGACGTGGATTTGGCAATTTTAGAGTTATCTTCTTTCCAACTTGAACCAAATACAAAGTTTGCACCTGATCTTGCGCTTTTTACCAATTTTTATCCCAATCATCTTGACCGACATTTAACAACAAAAAATTATTTTGATGCTAAGTGGAAAATATTTGAGCATCAATCTAGCGATCAAGTTTCTATAATTCCTCTTTCATTGTTTAATTTGTATGAAGATTTGCCATCAAAACTTGCAACTTTAAAATCACAAATTTGTTTTATATCTTCAAATCCTATTAGTGATGAAGATAAAGAACGAATTAAAAAATTTGGGAAAATGGTTTTCTTTGCTGAAAAAGAGAATTTATATTTTGGATCGTTTAAAGCAGAAAATTTTGTATCTTTTAAAATTGCAGATTTGAATAATCTTCCAAGCAGTGGTTTTCTTGAAAATTGGGTTTTGATTTTAACTACATTTTATTTACTTGCAGGTAACTGTAACTTTTTAAATGATGAAAAGTGGACCGAAAAGTTGATATCAACAAAATTCAATCCAAGTGTTGACGCTTATCGATTAGAGCATTTTGCAAATTTTAAAGGAATCGATTTTTATGATGATTCCAAATCTACAGTTATTCAGGCTACAAAAGCTGCACTTGATAAACTTATCAATAATAAAAGACCGGTTATTTTAATTTTGGGTGGGCTTGATAAAGGTGTTGACCGTTCTCCATTTTTCAAAGATTTGCAAAACATTCCGCAAGAAAATTTAAAATCTATTTTTTGTCTTGGAAAAGATCCGCAAAAATTTGGTGGATATAAAACATTTCCTACATTGCAGGATCTTGTTGACGAAATTATGAAGATAGCAAAATCTGGGGATCAAGTTTTGTTTTCCCCTGGTGGAACAAGCTTTGATTTTTTCAAAAATTATAAACACAGAGGTGATTTATTTAAGGAGGTAGTAAGAGAGTATGCTTGCAAAGGAGAATCAGTTAAGAGTTAG
- the murB gene encoding UDP-N-acetylenolpyruvoylglucosamine reductase: MEILKNIPLHDKNWFQTGGPAKFFCEPQNENDFSKAVKFAAENNLKIFVLGEGANILISDNGFDGLVIHPKLSNITILEQKNLAAFGLNTKIDEQKKLVTAGAGVKIQDLINFTLENNLVGLEEFSGIPGTVGGSTYINIHFIDYFLSDFLVAGQIIEKDSGQTIWVDKNWFEFGYDQSKLQSGQYFLINAIFALNEVSPLQAAYCKGRSDETIRQRNRRYPTSNTCGSFFRNFHADEVKIEINAKKMIFVAYYLDKLGIKGELKVGNAIVSPKHANMIESLRGATSSDIVNLAVKMQEMVYKTYGIIPHAECVLVGFEKYPFLK, encoded by the coding sequence ATGGAAATATTAAAAAACATCCCTCTTCATGATAAAAACTGGTTTCAAACCGGCGGCCCTGCAAAATTTTTCTGTGAGCCGCAAAATGAAAACGATTTTTCAAAAGCGGTTAAATTCGCAGCTGAAAACAATTTAAAAATTTTTGTTTTAGGCGAAGGTGCGAATATTTTGATCAGCGACAACGGCTTTGACGGACTTGTAATTCATCCAAAACTTTCAAATATTACGATTTTAGAACAAAAAAATCTTGCCGCCTTTGGATTAAATACAAAAATAGATGAACAAAAAAAATTGGTTACAGCCGGCGCGGGTGTCAAAATTCAAGATTTGATCAATTTTACTTTGGAAAACAATTTAGTAGGACTTGAAGAATTCAGCGGAATTCCTGGAACTGTGGGCGGCTCAACTTATATAAACATACATTTTATCGACTATTTTTTGAGCGACTTTTTAGTTGCTGGACAGATTATTGAAAAAGACAGCGGCCAAACAATCTGGGTTGATAAAAACTGGTTTGAGTTTGGCTATGACCAATCCAAATTACAGTCCGGACAATATTTCTTAATTAATGCAATTTTTGCACTCAATGAAGTTTCACCTCTTCAAGCTGCTTACTGCAAAGGAAGAAGTGATGAAACAATTCGTCAAAGAAATCGCCGCTACCCTACCTCAAACACATGCGGCAGTTTTTTCAGAAATTTTCATGCAGATGAAGTCAAAATAGAAATCAATGCTAAAAAGATGATCTTTGTAGCATATTACCTTGATAAATTGGGAATAAAGGGCGAATTAAAAGTTGGAAATGCTATTGTTTCACCCAAACATGCAAACATGATCGAAAGCTTAAGGGGCGCAACATCCAGCGACATTGTAAACCTAGCAGTCAAAATGCAAGAAATGGTTTATAAAACTTATGGAATTATTCCACACGCAGAATGCGTTTTAGTCGGATTTGAAAAATATCCATTTTTAAAATAG
- a CDS encoding tRNA-guanine(34) transglycosylase (Exchanges the guanine residue with 7-aminomethyl-7-deazaguanine in tRNAs with GU(N) anticodons (tRNA-Asp, -Asn, -His and -Tyr). After this exchange, a cyclopentendiol moiety is attached to the 7-aminomethyl group of 7-deazaguanine, resulting in the hypermodified nucleoside queuosine (Q) (7-(((4,5-cis-dihydroxy-2-cyclopenten-1-yl)amino)methyl)-7-deazaguanosine)), with product MEHFKFELIHQSKKSKARVGRIHTPHGIIDTPNFVAVGTNGTLKALDSVTVDSIGLQLMFCNTYHLILQPGTEVIKNAGGLHKFINRKNPIITDSGGFQVFSLAYGSVADELKSRGTKKTDGTVLKISEDGVLFRSYRDGSPVLLTPETSIKAQKDLGADIIIPFDELPPYHISPKKLKESFDRTHRWERRSLNAHLQNRQNQAMYAVIHGGVDNELRAKSCQILSELDFDGFAIGGSIGKNRDEMINLLKFTMNHLPLDKPNHLLGIGDLESLKQSIPLGIDTFDSSYPTRAARHGVLLTQNGPLRILKSGNSNLFEPIDKDCDCFTCKNFSLSYIQHLFKAREMTVMNLATIHNLHFMVRLMEKYRQDILEDRI from the coding sequence ATGGAACATTTTAAATTTGAATTAATACATCAATCTAAAAAATCTAAAGCTAGAGTTGGGCGAATTCATACTCCGCATGGAATAATTGATACGCCAAATTTTGTAGCGGTTGGAACAAATGGTACACTCAAAGCGCTTGATAGTGTAACTGTGGATTCTATTGGCTTGCAGTTAATGTTTTGCAATACCTATCATCTGATTTTGCAACCTGGTACAGAAGTGATAAAAAATGCAGGCGGACTTCATAAGTTTATCAATCGTAAAAATCCGATAATCACCGATTCTGGTGGGTTTCAAGTTTTTAGTTTAGCTTACGGATCTGTAGCTGATGAGCTCAAAAGTCGTGGAACCAAAAAAACTGACGGAACCGTTTTAAAAATTTCTGAGGATGGAGTTTTATTTCGTTCATATCGCGATGGTTCTCCTGTTTTGTTAACGCCAGAAACTTCTATAAAAGCGCAAAAAGATCTTGGCGCGGATATCATTATCCCATTTGATGAACTTCCTCCATACCACATTTCACCCAAAAAATTAAAAGAATCATTTGATAGAACTCACAGGTGGGAAAGAAGATCTCTTAATGCACATTTGCAAAACCGACAAAACCAAGCGATGTATGCTGTGATTCACGGTGGAGTTGATAATGAACTGCGTGCAAAAAGTTGTCAAATTTTATCAGAGTTAGATTTTGATGGATTTGCAATCGGTGGCAGTATCGGCAAAAATCGTGATGAAATGATTAACTTATTAAAGTTCACAATGAATCATTTGCCATTAGATAAACCAAATCATTTGCTTGGAATTGGTGATTTAGAATCGCTCAAACAATCTATTCCGCTTGGTATTGATACTTTTGACAGTTCATATCCAACACGTGCAGCGCGTCATGGAGTTTTGTTAACGCAAAATGGACCTTTGCGAATTTTAAAAAGTGGAAATTCAAATTTGTTCGAACCGATTGATAAAGATTGCGACTGTTTCACATGCAAAAACTTTTCACTTTCATATATTCAACACCTTTTCAAAGCGCGTGAGATGACTGTTATGAATCTTGCAACGATTCATAATTTGCATTTTATGGTGCGACTGATGGAGAAGTACAGACAGGATATTTTGGAAGATAGAATTTAA
- a CDS encoding integral membrane family protein: MNEILFLFHILIVFAFLIFSLKMGKEFLFSFIILQSILANLFVLKQMNLFGFEVTCSDVFAVGAMLGLNLLQEFFGVEFAKKAIYASLFFALFFCGMSLFQIFYIPSVHDINHCHYNAILSVEPRIIAASFFTYFVVQFLDLKFYAFLKKVFKKHYFIIRNSFSLVLFQLIDTILFTFLGLWGLVASVSDVILMSFFIKLLIIFVLSPLVLLFVKVFKKWNILNLN, translated from the coding sequence ATGAATGAGATTTTATTCTTATTCCACATTTTAATTGTTTTTGCATTTTTAATTTTTTCGCTAAAGATGGGAAAAGAATTTTTGTTTTCATTCATTATTTTGCAATCAATTCTTGCTAATCTCTTTGTTTTAAAACAGATGAATCTTTTTGGGTTTGAGGTTACGTGTAGTGATGTTTTCGCTGTCGGCGCGATGCTTGGTCTTAATTTATTGCAAGAGTTTTTTGGTGTTGAATTTGCAAAAAAAGCAATTTACGCATCTTTATTTTTTGCATTATTCTTTTGCGGGATGTCTCTTTTCCAAATTTTTTATATTCCTAGTGTTCATGATATAAATCATTGTCATTATAATGCTATTTTGTCTGTTGAACCTAGAATCATTGCAGCATCATTTTTTACATATTTTGTTGTACAATTTCTAGATCTGAAATTTTATGCGTTTTTAAAGAAAGTTTTCAAAAAACATTATTTTATTATTCGAAATAGTTTTTCTCTTGTGTTGTTTCAGTTAATTGATACAATACTTTTTACTTTCCTAGGTCTTTGGGGATTGGTTGCATCGGTATCAGATGTGATTTTAATGAGTTTTTTTATCAAGCTTTTGATAATATTTGTTCTTTCGCCGCTTGTTTTGCTTTTTGTGAAAGTTTTTAAAAAATGGAACATTTTAAATTTGAATTAA
- a CDS encoding glycine--tRNA ligase produces the protein MNSKASLEKIVSLCKRRGFAFPSAEIYGGINGIYDFGPLGVALRQNLKNAWIKNLTTSGEDVVLIEGSLLGPEGVWRASGHVDNFSDPMVDCLSCKKRYRTDEIDLNKSCPSCGVKKWTEPRQFNMMFKTELGAMAENASIAYLRPETAQAIFINFKNVMTSSRVKIPFGIAQIGKAFRNEITPKQFLFRMREFEQMEMQFFCQEKDASKFFDFWIDIRRKFYDSIGFKSENIHFRDHEKNELAHYAKAARDIEYDFPFGWKEMEGIHNRSNFDLSQHTKFSGKDLGVYDDETKQSYIPNVIECSVGLDRLFFATLCDSFDEDTVENETRTVLRFHPSIAPVKAAVLPLSKKLSEPAEKIYKNLKSLGYNVQFDSAGSIGKLYRRQDEIGTPICFTYDFDSETDHKVTARNRDTLIQERISIDKVADYLAETLKK, from the coding sequence ATGAATTCCAAAGCATCATTAGAAAAAATTGTATCACTCTGTAAACGTAGAGGTTTTGCATTTCCTTCTGCTGAAATTTACGGCGGAATAAATGGAATCTATGATTTTGGCCCACTTGGCGTCGCATTGCGACAAAATCTCAAAAATGCATGGATCAAAAACTTAACAACAAGTGGAGAAGATGTAGTTTTGATCGAAGGCTCACTACTTGGACCTGAAGGTGTCTGGAGAGCATCGGGACATGTGGACAACTTTAGCGACCCAATGGTTGACTGCTTAAGCTGCAAAAAACGTTACAGAACTGACGAAATCGATTTAAATAAAAGTTGCCCTTCCTGTGGCGTCAAAAAATGGACCGAACCTCGTCAATTTAACATGATGTTCAAAACTGAGCTTGGAGCAATGGCGGAAAATGCTTCAATTGCTTATCTTCGCCCAGAAACAGCTCAAGCTATTTTTATTAACTTCAAAAATGTGATGACTAGTTCTCGAGTCAAAATTCCATTCGGAATTGCACAAATCGGTAAAGCATTTCGAAATGAAATCACACCAAAACAATTCCTTTTTAGAATGCGCGAATTCGAACAGATGGAAATGCAGTTTTTCTGCCAAGAAAAAGATGCTTCCAAATTTTTCGACTTCTGGATAGATATTCGAAGAAAATTTTATGACTCTATCGGATTTAAATCAGAAAACATTCACTTCCGAGATCATGAAAAAAACGAACTTGCTCATTATGCAAAAGCTGCGCGCGACATCGAGTACGATTTTCCATTTGGCTGGAAAGAGATGGAAGGAATTCACAATCGCTCTAACTTCGACCTTTCGCAGCACACAAAATTTTCAGGGAAAGATTTGGGCGTTTATGACGACGAAACAAAACAATCATACATTCCAAATGTAATAGAATGTTCTGTTGGTCTTGATCGATTATTTTTTGCAACCCTTTGTGACTCTTTTGACGAAGATACTGTTGAAAATGAAACAAGAACTGTTTTGCGTTTTCACCCATCAATCGCACCTGTCAAAGCAGCAGTTTTACCATTGAGCAAAAAATTATCTGAACCTGCAGAAAAAATTTACAAAAATTTAAAATCTTTAGGTTACAATGTTCAATTTGACAGCGCAGGATCAATTGGCAAACTTTATCGTCGACAAGATGAAATCGGTACGCCAATATGCTTTACCTACGACTTTGATAGCGAAACAGACCATAAAGTAACAGCTAGAAATCGTGATACGCTCATTCAAGAAAGAATATCTATCGATAAAGTTGCAGATTACTTGGCAGAAACTTTGAAAAAATAA
- a CDS encoding AbrB family transcriptional regulator, protein MIKKLIKHGNSKALLINKDLLKQLNIEDKIKIEITSDGVSLILTPIKTSKNKKITKISNRKEVQKGFEKILKKYDAVFKELASK, encoded by the coding sequence ATGATAAAGAAGTTAATAAAACATGGAAATAGCAAAGCGTTATTAATTAACAAAGATTTACTAAAACAATTAAATATTGAAGATAAAATAAAAATAGAGATCACTTCAGATGGGGTCTCTTTAATATTAACTCCAATCAAAACATCAAAAAATAAAAAAATAACAAAGATAAGTAACAGAAAAGAAGTTCAAAAAGGTTTTGAAAAAATTCTAAAAAAATATGATGCCGTATTCAAAGAATTAGCATCAAAATGA
- a CDS encoding type II toxin-antitoxin system death-on-curing family toxin — MTKSIKFLQAKEILEIHKNIIETYGGALGIRSNHLFLSAIAQPEFKIQNKYVHKNIYLMTAAYLFHLIKNHPFVDGNKRTSVASALLFLTINKTKINITEKQLTELSLKTATTKITKEKIAAILKK, encoded by the coding sequence ATGACAAAATCAATTAAATTTTTGCAAGCGAAAGAAATACTAGAAATTCACAAAAATATTATCGAAACTTATGGCGGAGCCCTTGGTATTAGAAGTAATCATTTGTTTCTATCGGCAATAGCGCAACCAGAATTTAAAATTCAAAACAAATACGTTCATAAAAATATTTATTTAATGACAGCGGCTTATCTTTTCCATTTAATAAAAAATCATCCATTTGTAGATGGCAATAAAAGAACATCCGTTGCTTCAGCCTTGCTTTTTTTAACAATCAATAAAACAAAAATAAATATCACCGAAAAACAACTAACAGAACTATCTTTAAAAACAGCAACTACTAAGATCACAAAAGAAAAAATTGCTGCAATTTTGAAAAAATAA
- the rplU gene encoding 50S ribosomal protein L21 — translation MNQDTKVSFEKYAIFQTGGKQYQAIPGRTLAVEKLEGEAGKMLEFKEVLFRKNSENAFEFGEPYVNGASVKASIVKTMKGPKLVIYKFGRRKKLRTRKGHRQPITVLRIESV, via the coding sequence ATGAATCAAGATACTAAGGTTTCTTTTGAAAAATATGCTATTTTTCAAACCGGAGGGAAACAATACCAAGCGATTCCAGGACGCACACTTGCCGTTGAGAAATTGGAAGGTGAGGCAGGGAAAATGCTAGAGTTCAAAGAAGTTTTATTCAGAAAAAACAGTGAAAATGCATTCGAATTTGGCGAGCCATATGTTAACGGTGCATCTGTAAAAGCTTCGATTGTAAAAACAATGAAAGGTCCAAAGTTAGTGATTTATAAGTTCGGAAGAAGAAAAAAGCTTCGAACAAGAAAAGGTCACAGACAACCAATCACAGTTCTTAGAATTGAATCTGTTTAA
- a CDS encoding single-stranded DNA-binding protein (binds to single stranded DNA and may facilitate the binding and interaction of other proteins to DNA), with the protein MAGYNRIIFMGNLTRDPESKQLSSGQSLCKLSIASNRQFKNRQTGQMVQEVCFVDVEVWGAQAESSQQYLKQGRSVLIEGRLKLDSWQDKEGQKRSKHSIVADRVVFLTNAAQAESSFGGQEYDAETTSETQIASEAEAPKKSRKKSSETSLDSTETSTNWENGGEVNFKDQKPFEDELPF; encoded by the coding sequence ATGGCTGGATATAATCGAATAATTTTTATGGGAAATTTGACCAGAGATCCTGAGTCAAAACAGTTAAGTTCAGGACAATCTCTTTGCAAATTGAGCATTGCTTCAAACCGTCAATTCAAAAATCGTCAAACTGGACAAATGGTTCAAGAAGTTTGCTTTGTAGATGTCGAAGTTTGGGGTGCTCAGGCTGAAAGTAGCCAGCAATATCTAAAACAAGGTAGATCCGTTTTGATCGAAGGTCGTTTAAAGCTTGATTCTTGGCAGGATAAAGAAGGTCAAAAGCGCTCAAAGCATTCCATCGTTGCTGATAGAGTTGTTTTCTTAACCAATGCAGCTCAAGCAGAATCTAGCTTCGGTGGACAAGAGTATGATGCAGAAACAACATCAGAAACCCAAATCGCATCTGAAGCTGAAGCCCCAAAGAAAAGCCGCAAAAAATCATCCGAAACTTCATTAGACTCTACTGAAACCTCTACAAATTGGGAAAATGGCGGAGAGGTCAATTTTAAAGACCAAAAACCGTTTGAAGATGAGTTGCCTTTCTAG
- the lpxB gene encoding lipid-A-disaccharide synthase, which yields MKKVFISTGELSGDKIASWLVKKLKSENTEISFEAIGGKFLESENIKLYDRIENFSFVGILEIVRHLPFIFKHLKKVVNYILKENFDEVILVDFPGFNLLLAKHLKSKKPYLKITYFSPPQLWVWGEWRARSIQKNCDEVIVIYPFEIDWYKKHGVEAKWFGYPFYEELSPYFEMSKEKKNQIALLAGSRASEIKSLIPIFCEIVLRFKSIYSDVSFILPLAESIPLELVDSVFKEAKFENWRNYIRPIFDEKEKLEELSKSAVAISKPGTVTLQLALLSIPTIIIYKVSWITYCLGNMAVSVRYMGLPNLFLKEEIFPELLQEKCSSDFIFKATFNLYETFLLKNKSYLQTKEKLDSLRNVLKK from the coding sequence ATGAAAAAAGTTTTTATTTCCACAGGCGAACTTTCAGGTGATAAAATTGCAAGCTGGCTTGTCAAAAAATTAAAATCTGAAAATACAGAAATTAGTTTCGAAGCTATCGGCGGTAAATTTTTAGAAAGCGAAAACATAAAGCTTTACGACCGTATAGAAAATTTTAGCTTTGTTGGCATTTTAGAAATTGTTCGACATTTACCTTTCATATTTAAACATCTCAAAAAAGTTGTTAATTATATTTTGAAAGAAAATTTTGACGAAGTTATTCTGGTCGACTTTCCGGGCTTTAACCTCTTACTTGCAAAACACTTAAAAAGCAAAAAGCCATATTTAAAAATAACATATTTTTCACCTCCACAGCTTTGGGTTTGGGGAGAATGGAGAGCGCGCTCAATTCAGAAAAATTGCGATGAGGTGATAGTAATCTATCCTTTTGAAATTGATTGGTACAAAAAGCATGGCGTCGAAGCTAAATGGTTTGGATATCCATTTTATGAAGAGCTATCACCATACTTTGAAATGAGCAAAGAAAAGAAAAATCAGATTGCACTTTTAGCAGGTTCTCGCGCATCCGAAATTAAAAGCTTGATTCCAATTTTTTGCGAAATTGTACTGCGTTTCAAATCAATTTACAGTGATGTCTCATTTATTTTGCCGCTTGCAGAATCTATCCCACTCGAATTGGTTGATTCAGTTTTTAAAGAAGCAAAATTTGAAAACTGGCGAAATTATATTCGGCCAATATTTGATGAAAAAGAAAAATTAGAAGAATTAAGTAAATCTGCAGTTGCTATCTCAAAACCAGGTACAGTCACCCTACAACTCGCACTACTTTCTATCCCAACTATCATAATTTATAAAGTTTCGTGGATTACTTACTGCCTTGGTAACATGGCAGTATCAGTACGTTACATGGGTCTTCCAAATTTATTTTTAAAAGAAGAAATTTTCCCAGAACTGCTTCAAGAAAAATGTAGTAGCGATTTTATTTTCAAAGCTACATTTAATTTGTACGAAACATTTTTACTCAAAAATAAAAGCTATCTTCAGACCAAAGAGAAGCTCGATTCACTTCGAAATGTTTTAAAAAAATAA
- the tnpA gene encoding IS200/IS605 family transposase: MRVHLARQQKSEILRVANKDGILLNMKKYWLGSHTKHRLMYHIIWIPKYRKRILKGMLADRIKELLIQCAEVNNWQVQEINVQIDHIHAIVQLDTKTSVARAIQLFKGGSSKKIREEFPELEEFLWGDSLWSDGYFAETVGSCDEEVIKKYVQNQK, translated from the coding sequence ATGCGAGTCCACTTGGCGAGGCAGCAAAAATCGGAGATTTTGCGAGTCGCCAATAAAGATGGCATACTCCTAAATATGAAAAAGTATTGGTTAGGTTCACATACAAAACACAGGCTTATGTACCATATAATATGGATACCAAAATATAGAAAAAGAATTTTAAAGGGGATGCTTGCGGATAGAATTAAGGAACTATTAATTCAATGCGCAGAAGTTAATAACTGGCAAGTACAAGAAATTAACGTGCAGATTGATCATATACATGCAATTGTGCAATTAGACACAAAAACTAGTGTTGCAAGAGCAATACAATTGTTTAAGGGTGGAAGTAGTAAAAAGATAAGAGAAGAGTTTCCTGAGTTAGAAGAATTTCTTTGGGGAGATAGTCTTTGGTCGGATGGATATTTTGCCGAGACGGTTGGAAGTTGTGATGAAGAAGTGATAAAAAAATATGTTCAAAATCAAAAATAG